A single genomic interval of Panulirus ornatus isolate Po-2019 chromosome 37, ASM3632096v1, whole genome shotgun sequence harbors:
- the LOC139760725 gene encoding uncharacterized protein: MASNKKTVNIRSTTYPNHETMKKNKKPVFSLRRMNSFDYSYQDTSPTTKEERGAREVSAEGRLRVHQFHQTHSASSSSASSSTSLAPGQKLLRFSDECWCSSAAEQGSATSPKFRQRSASRLSMCSNVVRMVDWQRHLPERHSLSPTNSQESSERHSRSSERRSEKNLSLAERRRSQFCPSISLPPSSKLQAEPPTSAVNSKTPTATTTTVSTEGRRRRSQFRRAWSLFSLTCDKEVDRREKSPQQRILRQPTRHFYRRGLSGLPIECSSNKLGLAY; encoded by the coding sequence atggcttctAACAAGAAAACCGTGAACATCAGGAGTACTACTTACCCTAACCACGAAACcatgaagaagaacaagaagccaGTGTTCTCCCtacggaggatgaacagcttcgACTACAGTTACCAGGACACGAGTCCCACGACGAAGGAAGAGAGGGGCGCGAGGGAGGTCTCGGCAGAGGGTCGCCTACGTGTACACCAGTTCCATCAGACACACTCCGCTTCGTCCTCCTcggcttcctcctccacctctttagCTCCTGGCCAGAAGTTGTTGAGGTTCTCAGACGAGTGTTGGTGCAGCTCGGCAGCGGAGCAAGGCTCCGCCACCTCCCCCAAGTTCAGGCAGAGGTCGGCCTCGAGGCTGAGTATGTGCAGCAACGTCGTGAGAATGGTCGACTGGCAGCGACATCTGCCCGAGAGACACTCCCTGAGCCCCACCAACAGTCAGGAGAGCAGTGAACGACACAGCCGCTCGTCAGAACGGCGATCTGAGAAAAATCTATCGTTGGCGGAACGACGAAGAAGTCAGTTCTGCCCTTCCATCAGTCTCCCGCCGTCATCCAAGCTCCAGGCAGAACCACCAACCTCCGCCGTCAACAGTAAAACCCCGACCGCAACGACGACGACGGTGTCGACGGAGGGCCGCAGGCGGCGGTCGCAGTTCCGGAGGGCGTGGTCACTCTTCTCCCTCACCTGCGACAAGGAAGTTGACCGCAGGGAGAAGTCACCTCAGCAGCGAATCCTTCGGCAGCCCACCCGCCACTTCTACAGGAGGGGGCTCTCGGGACTCCCCATCGAGTGTTCTTCGAACAAACTCGGTCTCGCTTACTAA